The following proteins are encoded in a genomic region of Hippopotamus amphibius kiboko isolate mHipAmp2 chromosome 8, mHipAmp2.hap2, whole genome shotgun sequence:
- the TUG1 gene encoding taurine up-regulated 1 codes for LEEALARPPPLPGLVGRRSGRAVDRAIGWRLFLLLWHPALGAQARPPRRAPGGRWRSRRVFLLVRRTRAAAYAFAIRRGVVRVVGGGGQLLRPAPGEAAAAAGFGAAGEAGVAGAGLEAWRHPSGPARTQLGGQEGAGGWLVVGFLLCLFLLMPP; via the coding sequence CTCGAAGAAGCCCTGGCgcgccctccccccctccccggtCTGGTAGGGCGAAGGAGCGGGCGCGCGGTCGATCGAGCGATCGGTTGGCggctctttctcctgctctggcATCCAGCTCTTGGGGCGCAGGCCCGGCCGCCGCGGCGCGCGCCCGGTGGCCGTTGGCGCTCGCGCCGCGTCTTTCTTCTCGTACGCAGAACTCGGGCGGCGGCCTATGCGTTTGCGATTCGACGAGGAGTCGTCCGGGTGGTCGGCGGCGGCGGGCAGCTGCTCCGCCCCGCTcccggggaggcggcggcggcggcgggattTGGCGCGGCCGGGGAAGCTGGGGTGGCCGGGGCCGGCCTGGAGGCCTGGCGCCACCCTTCGGGGCCTGCAAGGACCCAgttgggggggcaggagggggccggGGGATGGTTGGTGGTGGGCTTTCTACTTTGCCTTTTCCTCCTTATGCCGCCTTAG